The sequence below is a genomic window from Ovis canadensis isolate MfBH-ARS-UI-01 breed Bighorn chromosome 1, ARS-UI_OviCan_v2, whole genome shotgun sequence.
actccagtgttcttgcctagagaatcccagggacgggaaagcctggtgggctgccgtctacggaattgcacagagtcagacacaactgaagcgacttagcagcagcagcagcagcaaccctagAACTAGAGACCACAGTCGCTTTTGGAGTCATTGATCAAAATCTTTCAGAGAGGCTATTCATGTCCACCTCCACTCTCCTCATTCTCTATATCCTTAAGCTACGTATTCTCAATATGACTtacattgtattaatattttcaattttgttcatttcttggCATACCTTTCTCTCTAAAAGGAGAGTAGAattaattatttctcaataaaactagggAAAGaacaacaacttaaaaaaaaacccagagattGTTTATTTCACTTACTGCTACATACCCTGCACAATGTCTAGCCTGTTCTAGTGCTGAATAACTAAGACAAATGGGATGCAAGGAGCAGAAAAGCTACAGAGAGGAATGTGCACATTCAAATCAGTGAGGCAGTCAACAAGTCCTCGCAATGTGTCCACAGTGGTAACAGCCTTCTGGTGGACACTCAGCCAGAGAGCAATAGTTAGAAATAGTCTTGCCTGAATGAGCTGGTAATATGACCAGCCAGCAGAGGCTTTGCACAGAAATATCAAAATGGCACATATTGTCTTGTGAGGGTAAGCTGCTGTAGAGGTAGTGAAGAGGGGGTCAAGAATAGCTGACGGGCAAAGGACAATCCATGAAGGTTCCAAGAGTACCAGAAATCAGGAATGCAGCAGAAAATATGAGAACTACGTCAACTGGAAACACTGAAAATATTATCAAAAGCTCCAGCGGCACGTCTCATGTATACACTGTCTCCTGCCTCTATACTTTAGTATGTACTCTTCCTTTCATAATGTGCTGTTCCCCAAAGCCTGCTAGGTAGCACCTACTCAGACCTCAAGATTATCCTCGGGCCTTATCTTTTATAGGAAGACTTTCCTTCTAGCTCATTTCTCCAGTATGCACTGTGAACATATccgtttttaattaaaatattttttaatttttaaaaattgaagtatagttgacttataatgtgttagtttctggtgtacagaaaagtgattcagttatatatgtaattGAATTCAGctatatattcagttatatatatatagatgtattcagttatatatatatagatatatatataacaatatatatgcatatgtattctttttcagatttttgtccattataggttattaatatagctccctgtgaagttccttaaaaaaactgaaaatagagttaccacatgatccaagaatcccactcctgggcatatatatcaAGAAAACTCTAatgtgaaaagatacatgcactccaatgttcataacaATACTATTTAAAGTAACCAAGACATtggagcaacctaagtgtccattggtagatgaatggataaagaaaatgtggtgtatatatatacacacgtacatacatacaatggaatattgctgctgctaagtcacttcagtcgtgtctgactctgtgcgaccccatagacagcagcccacccggctcccccatccctgggattctccaggcaagaacactggagtgggttgccatttccttctccaatgcatgaaagtaaaaagtgaaagtgaagtcactcagtcgtgcccgactcttagcgaccccatggactgcagcttaccaggctcctccatccatgggattttccaggcaagagtactggagtggggtgccattgccttctccgatcataaaaaaatgaaataatgggaACATATCTTTATGGTAACCCTTGTTACATTGGATTACAGCTTTAATAAGAGGTAAAACTCTTGAATGTTCAAAAACTCAATTAGCCTTCATTATCTGGGTTCTAATCCCAATCCACCTCCACTTATCTGTGgttaccttgggcaagttattaatCTCTGTTTCATCTCTCAAATGGAGATAATATTTACTACCCATCACATAGGGTTGTTcagtaaagaaaattaaactttttttgcCAAGAGTGCTTGACAAATAGTATGAATTCAATAAAAGGTTAGTTCCTGGAGAGTGAAACACGTAATTAGGAAACAACTTCTCTAGGACAAGTACTGTGATAAGACGTTTTATATTTGCCATTTTGTTATTATTCTTAACAACTTTGCAAGGTAAGTAGTATCTGACCAGTTTTCACCtgaggaaattaaaatttaatagaattttttaaaaggtgagcATTAAAGCTTATCTGTAGATTAGCATTAATAACTATCTCAAATTTGTGAGAATTAAGAGATAACATACATGATTTAGTAGAGGAAATGGATGTTACCATGAGTGTTTTAAATGACTTGTTACTTTGTGTTATTGGATAGGTTGCAGATTGTGATAATGAGTACAAATACCGCCTGCCCTTGAAGAGCCCGTGGTTAGTGGGCTGTTACAGTGGCTCGTGGACAATATCTACGTCTTTCTCATCTCACgtcagtgtgttagtcactcagttatgtctgagtctttgcgacccatggactgcagcctgccaggctcctctgtccaggggatttttcctggcaagaatactggagtgggttgccatttcctcctccaggggatcttcccaacccagggatcaaactcatgtctcctgtgtctcccgcattgacaggcagattctttactgtcagaaaaAGTTAAGAATGGAGGTCTCTTCTAATTGCTTGCAGAATCTAGTTCCAAAAGGCCTTCACTCTACTTCTCTTCAGGTTCAGGAGACAAAGAGAATAAAGAGAATGGGACAGGCATATTTAATGGATGTGCCATTTATACTTTGGCTCCAGGTGGATTATAATAACTGTTAAAATGGAAATTCGGCAGAGTAATATAGAAGCACAGAAGGGAAGAGTATAGACCTAACTTGGAGCAGAGAAGGCTTCCTGAGAAAGTGGGACCTGAAGTGAATCTCTGAAGGATGGTGTGATTTCAATGACTTCCTGAAGAAGAGACACTTGAGGAAGTAACAGCAGATTAAACAAAGTTTTCAGGTTGAGCTGGTGCCAGGCTATTTGGAGACATCCACGTGTGGTTGGATAGTGATCTTTGGGGGAGAGGTCAGAGCTGACAAAGAATGTTACTGAAGTGGAAGACTGGGAGCCTGACATCTCTCTTGTCATGTAGAACAGATGATCCTCAAAGAGCCTTCAGGTAACATATtttgattaaataaatattacactTTGAAAGACTCTTAAAGAAATATATGCATTACTTATTACTGCAAAAGTGTTAAGGCTATCTATCATTTCCTCCATCATACACTAGACATTTTACATCTTCATGACAGCTCTAAGAAAAGTTATGCTTCTTCTTGGTAACCAGTTCAACTTATTCAAGTGGATGTTCAAATGGCATGAGTATTCTCAAACTAATATTTGCTTCCCTGTTTGTGCAGGCAGCTAAGAAAGTCAAAACCAGATTTGTGGACACATGTAACAGCTGTGTCAGGTCATATGTCAGAAGTTTGCTGACTGATTCCACCACTGTCCTCTTCCTATTTTCCTGCGAAGATTGTTTCTTTGTCCATCTTTGCTCATTTACCATCTTTCGTATTATTTATAACTACTGAAGACACTTCAAGTCCTGTTTTGGAATGAGGTAGGGTAAGGGGTGAAGAATTGGAAACTTTGTTGCAATATCTCATACCCTATAAACATCCCAGTTAGCACATTATAATTATCTATCTTTTCTACCCTACTTGAGGGTAAAGACttgctctcattttaaaaatcataactaCTATTTATTAAGCACCCACTGTGGGCTGAGTGCTATGCTTGGTGCTTCATATATTAGCTATAGTTCTCACAATCTTGTAGTtctgtttcttctattttatagatgagacaaCTAAGGCTTAGAGAAATTAAGTGACTTCCTCAAAGTAGGATGTGGATTTAGCTTCATCTGACCtcaaagctggagaaggcaatggcaccccactccagtactcttgcctggaaaatcccatggatggaggagcctggtgggctgcagtccatggggtcgctaagagtcgaacacaactgagcgacttcactttcacttttcactttcatgtattggagaaggaaatggcaaccaactccagtgttcttgcctggagaatcccagggacggggaagcctggtgggctgccgtctatggggtcgcacagagttggacacgactgaagtgacttagcagcagcagcagcagcagcagcagcagcagcagcagcagcaaggtacaAATAAACTACCAACACTAAACTCTTTAGTGTAGCCCAAGGCTTTCAGCAGAACAATAATGGGCATGACCTTCAGAAGGAGCCTATACTCTTCAGCACCTCTCCAAGCCTGCCACAGCTGGTAGGACAGGCATTCTGCAAGTCCAGGTAACACCTGTCACTGCACATGCCTGAGATGCTAAGGGAAGTTGGAAAGAGTGAAGACTCAGAATGAGAGGGCTGAGCCAAACAAATGCATACATAGTGGGTGTGGCCCAAACCAAAGCCTGACCCTGAGTCAGACAGGCCTGGAAAAGACAAGAGCAATGCCTTGCATCACTTTTTTCAGAAACCTGCCCAGCCTGAAATAAGTGTCCCTCCTCTAGGCTCCCAAACCCTTCAGAGTTGATCCTTCTTGGTAGCACCTTCTtacgacttcacattccatgacaCCGTGTCACTATATTTATTGACTTCTCTGATTATCTCTTTTACTTTTTCGTGCATAAAGATCACTAGGGAGTGTGTCAGATGTAGACTCCCTGGTTTCATCTCAAAGATTCTATTTTTCagttggctgcatcaggtctatGGCGTGTGGGCTCTCCCTTGCGGCATGcaggtttctctctagttgtgatacaTACATAGGCTCTGGAATGAacaggctcagttgcttcatGGCAAGTGGGATCCTAGCTGCCCTACCAAGGGTTAAACCTgcatcccctacattgcaaggcagattcttcaccactgtaccaccagggaaatccccatccCAAACAACTTTGATTCTATGTTTTGAGTGAGGCTTGGGAATCAGCACCTACACCCAGATTCCCAAGTTATCTGAAGTTAGTTGTCACAGACAGTAAATTGTCCGAATTGAACTCCTAACAAATGGGCCTGTACCCAACTTCTAAATCTGTAGCACACAGGGCAAGATCTGGCTCAAACTATcataccccattttacagacaagcaaactAAGGTTCAATCGGTTACATCATGTCCCCAAAATCTCCCAGCCATGAATTGGGGAAGCTAGAGTTAgaacaacggagaaggcaatggcacctcattccagtactcttgcctggaaaatcccatggacggaggagcctggtgggctgcagtccatggggtcgctaagagtcaggcacgactgagcgacttcactttcacttttcactttcatgcattggagaaagaaatggcaaccctctccagtgttcttgcctggagaatcccagggacagtggagcctggtgggctaccatctatggggtcgcacagagtcggacacaactgaagcgacttagcagacttAGAACACAGGTCTGACTGATTCCCAGGGTCCCAAGCCCTTCCCATAGTCCCAAGCAAGGAGGTGATACAGCTTGTCTCGGTGTTATCTGTGTAGGTGGTGTACTTCCCAGCAGGTGTGCCAGATGATTGACCAGGGTGTGGGAAGAGCATATTGGAACttctattcatatttattttaatacacTTTCTTATATTCATATGTTTATGATATAAATTTAAGTataaacatacatgtatataatgaatatacaaataaatattcatttatgggGTACTTGCCCCAAAATACCTTACCAATGGGGTGCACAGTCAAAACCTTGGGAGGTTACTGGTTTAATTGTCTTTAATCTATAGTCTTAACACAGTGATGCCCAAGCTCATGCACCTTAAAAAACACTGCCCATGGCATGTGACACACCTTGCTGAGACTTCTCAGGGGGCAGCAAGAGAGATGGATGAGCATAATTACTGCAGGAGGATTAAGCACCACTACTTAGAATTTCTAGGAACGGCACATTCGTTTTCTTGTCTACCCGAGACTGATTATGATGTACTGGGCTTGCTGGGACCACCTTCGTCTGCCACATAAGCAGAGACTGTTCAGCCCTGTGTTTCCTGGAGGGAAAAGCAAGCAGCTCTCTTCAGGGGAGAGGGGAATGAGGCCATTGTCTCAAgaacaaggctgctgctgctgctgctgctgctgctgcgtcgcttcagtcgagtccgactctgtgcgaccccatagacggcagcccaccagctcccccacccctaggattctctaggcaagaacactggagtgggttgccatttccttctccaatgcatgaaagtgaaaagtgaaagtgaagtcgtttagttgtgtccaactcttcgcgaccccatggactgcagcccaccaggctcctccatccatgggattttccaggcaagagtattggagtggggtgctattgccttctcccaagAACAAGGCTAGGTTTCAGCAAAGAAATGACTCCTCTGATGACTCATGGTAATATGGAAAAATGGGTTGGGGAAGACCCTGCTTAGAAGGAAGAGGAGGTTCTAGAATAGGTTTTTCAAGGCCTGAGCATGATGGAGAAGCTTTGTTGTTGAAATTAAGCCTCAGGAAGGTGCTGCCACTTTTAGAGACTGGCCaggagagaaagcaaggaagttgGCCTGGGGTCACTGAAATGGCAGAAGCAGAGCTCAGGCATACAGCTCTGTACCTCATGCCTGCATGCAGTGTCTGTGGGGGGTGCATCCGAGGGCAGAGTGGAAGCTAAAATCTGGCACACTTGCACTCTGCTTGCCAACCTGGGGTCTTGGTGTCACCCTGAGTCAGCAAAGAAGGGGAAGATTTTCCTCATTTGTCTACCTAGAGGGATCCTTTTCTAATTGGTCCCAGAGATTGGGAGgccgggggcaggggggtggtgaGCCTCTGCATAAAGGTATGGTATGGGCACCTGGTGGCCATGGATTAAAGGTCTCACTCACCATGTGACTCCACATTACGACTCAAAAATATTCGGGAAAACTACAAATATGATGTGCTAAGAAATACTCAGTTGCCTATGGAAGCCTGCAAAGTGTGGAGTTCTGCGCTCTTGTTGGCATATGTCAGTTTCAAGACTAACACAAGAGCACAGGCAGAGAGAGAaccaagaaataaatgaagtcagGAGTTCCAGAAGGTCTGGGGAAGGCACCAGATTCACACAAGCTATAAGACTGGTATGTCTGAGCCAAGTGTATCTCAGCCTCCGAGAAGAGGGCTTCTGGGTTACTGTAGGGGTATTTGTATGGCTCTCCTCTATAGACTATTGGGACCTAAACTGTCTGTTGACATCAAAGTTTAGAATGGAAAGAGCCGAACacaaggaaaccgaggctcaaagGAATTATTACATCTGTTTTCCTCTGGACCCAGACTACCTTGGGTTCAAATTAGCTCTCTAACCTTAGGCAAAATAATTAATCTGACTGTATCCCaggtttcttatctgtaaaatgatgcTAACCATAGCATTGACTCAACAGGGTCATGGTAATAATTCAGTGTATATGCCTGGCAAGCGCTATGGAGATATTAGCTCTTCTTACTATTATTTTGCCTTCTAAGAtttcctgaagtgaagtgaagtcgctcagtcatgtccaactccttgcaacccgatggacaccaggctcctctgtccatgggattttctaggcaagagtactggagtgggtagccatttccttctccagggaacttcccaactcagggatgggatccaggtctcccacattgtagacagacgctttaccatctgagccaccagggaagtcacaagaTTTCctgtgatctcatttaatcctcaccactaTCTTCAAGCTGGGCAAGGAAGTACCTGGTCTCCTCATTTTAAGTTCAGGACACTatagcttcaggatggggaaatgAGGGGCTGGGGCATCAGGGAATTTGCCATCAGGGACACCAAAGGACAGTTTTGACACTGATGTATACATAGGTCTTTGATGAGTACAGATGGCATTGAGAATGTCAAAAAATTCATCCTTCCTCATTATAAACATTGCACTAAGACATGGCAATAACAAGCGACTAATACATTCTCATTAGTCCAAGAAAGTCTGTTTTTTCAGGAATTCTGTCTACACAAAGGAAGACAGTGGTCACAGTGTGCCAAAGGAAGACTCCATGAGCCCTAATGAGGCCCTGATCCAGGAATTAGAGcttggagagagagaggcaagaGGAGGTGGAGGAAAGTGGAGGACAAACAGGGGGAACCTGAACTAGGTCTGACCTGGAAAACCACTCAGGTACTTCTCCTTTCCAGTGGGGGGAATCaatcaaagctgctgctgctgctaagtcgcttcagtcgtgtcagactctgtgtgaccccagagacggcagcccaccaggctcccccatccctgggattctccaggcaagaacactggagtgggttgccatttccttctccaatgcatgaaagtgaagtcgctcagttgtgtctgaccctcagtgatcccatggactgcagccttccaggctcctccgtccatgggattttccaggcaagagtactggagtggggtgccactgccttctccgcaatCAAAGCTAGAAATCCCAAATTTTTAATGCTAtctatgtgccaagcattgtgcTCATAGTCTATATGCATtatgtcatttaatcttcaccaaCAGCTAAGTGAAACAGGTAATATTATTGGCTTCTCTAAAATAAAGAAGTTGACGATTAGAGAAACTGCTAAAAATTTTGCAGTCAGCTTCTTTTCGGCCGGAACCGCCATCTTCCAGTGATTCGCCAAGATGACCAACACAAAGGGAAAGAGGCGGGGCACCCGCTACATGTTCTCCAGGCCTTTCAGAAAACATGGAGTTGTTCCTTTGGCCACATACATGCGAATCTACAGGAAGGGTGATATTGTAGATATCAAGGGAATGGGTACTGTTCAAAAAGGAATGCCCCACAAATGTTACCATGGCAAAACAGGGAGAGTCTACAATGTTACCCAGCATGCTGTTGGCATCATTGTAAACAAACAAGTTAAGGGCaagattcttgccaagagaattaaTGTGCGTATTGAGCATATTAAGCACTCTAAGAGCCGAGATAGCTTCCTGAAACGTGTGAaggaaaatgatcagaaaaagaaggaagccaaAGAGAAAGGGACTTGGGTTCAGCTGAAGCGCCAGCCTGCTCCACCTAGAGAAGCACACTTTGTGAGGACCAATGGAAAGGAACCCGAACTGTTGGAGCCCATCCCCTATGAATTCATGGCCTGATGGGTGTAAAAATAAAGACCtggactgcaaaaaaaaaaaaaattttgcagtCAAACAACTATTGGGTAAGTGTGTCAGACTTCAGACTTAGGTAGGGTCACATGGCGAAGCAACAGGCTCTTAAGCCAAGCTGCCTGTGTTCAAGCCTGGACGCAGCCATTTTCTAGCTGCGTAGCCCAGAGAAAACTGCTTAATGTTTCTGAGTTTCCACacgctcatctgtaaagtgagataATGATAGTGGAGGGTACTTCATAGTGCTATTAAATTTGTATacataaaatgcttagaatatAAAGTgactacagaaaaataaaaagtaaacattaaccgttactatttttactactttttttttggttttgggaTTTGCTTGTTTTGGCCACACCGtgtgacatatgggatcttacttccccaaccagggattgaatttacaccccctgcagaggaagcatgatgtcttaactactggacctccagggaagtctctattttatataacattttttttaaattattgtttctaTCCTTACCCTGGAGGGCTTTGGTGTCCCCCGTTCTGATTTAGAACTCTCATCTTACCGGTTCCAGTTTCTTAATTATTGTACCAGGAATGTTGCCCATTTCTGCTCCCCACCTTTACCTTGTTCTGTTGTTCTTAGTGAGGAAGAATCCTACAAATTATATTCACAAGGATTCCTTACTAACTGGCTCTCAGCTGAATTTATCCACTAAGAAGTACAGGCTAGAGACAGGAAGAGGTGGCCCTACCTCCTCCAGGACTCCAACTCTCACTTGACGTCTTCACCCTCTGTGATCCCACCTCCCTGCAAGCAGCCTCCATCCATCCTGAGTTCCACTTCCAGCTGGATGGTCCTTACTCTGGGCTCTGAGAACTGCACCTCCTCCTCCCTTTTCAGCCTAAGATTAATAACTATTTCCTGCTGTTGCTAATCTCTGGGTTGCCTCACTTGGCCCCATTTAGCTTTTCAGTTTGCCCAACCCTTTTTAACCAGTTCATCATACTGAGTTACTGTCTATTGATGAGCTGCTCAGACCCTGGCTAACATAAATACAGCTTATGGAGATGAGCAGAACAGGTAAGAACAAAATCAGGCCTGATCCTAAAAAGATTAGCAGAACAAGGACTCAGGCTCTCCAGAGGCCAGTGCAGAAACCCATCATGCCTGAAACCCCACAGTCCAAGCCAGAGTAAGGTGACATGATCCCTATGCATGGAATGTAGATGAACTCGCTTATGAAGGCAGGTTGGTACTCAAATGCCTGGGAAGGACTAGGCTTTCAGGTAGAGATCAAGAGGTTTGGTGTAAAAGGAAAGACAGAACGAGGAAAGGTCTGAGAGACTCTGGAAGTTTGGGTGTTAACAATATTTTGGTTAATTTAATTATACCGTAGGAGAGCCATAGGAGAACTCATAATTTGAAGGAGCCCTGTGGGGAATCTTTTTGTTCTGCAAATAATTATCCCCgtaatttatttgcttttgtttggaTTTTCATATATtggacttgtttatttatttatttatatccagAAACAATAGGGACCAACTCAGCTGGGGACAAGCAGTTGCTTTGAATTAGGCACTGTTTGGAATAAACCACAATCAGTTTAGTAAAATTTTGATTATATTAGCCTTGCAAATAGGCTTGCCCAGGGTGAGTAGCAGTGTATTCTGGATaagtaaggggaaaaaatgaaattatgattCCAGGACATCTTAGAgctggaattgatgcttttgaactgtggtgttggggaagagtcttgagagtcccttggactgcaaggagatccaaccagtccatcctaaaggagatcagtcctgggtgttctttggaaggaatgatgctaaagctgaaactccaatactttggccacctcatgtgaagagttgactcattggaaaagactgtgatgctgggagggattgggggcaggatgagaaggggatgacagaggatgagatggctggatggcatcatcaactcgatggacatgagtttgagtgaactccgggaattggtgatggacagggaagcctggtatgctgcagttcatggggtcacaaagagtcgggcacaactgagcaactgaactgaactgaactgaactgaactagggctGGAAGGATCCTAGAGCTGTCAGAAATAATCTTAAATACCTGGTCCTCATGGCCCTGTTTGAAACATCTTAGCCAAGTGTGTGCCAAGTGTAGCTTTGAATGTCATCATCC
It includes:
- the LOC138424749 gene encoding large ribosomal subunit protein eL21, translating into MTNTKGKRRGTRYMFSRPFRKHGVVPLATYMRIYRKGDIVDIKGMGTVQKGMPHKCYHGKTGRVYNVTQHAVGIIVNKQVKGKILAKRINVRIEHIKHSKSRDSFLKRVKENDQKKKEAKEKGTWVQLKRQPAPPREAHFVRTNGKEPELLEPIPYEFMA